The following nucleotide sequence is from Bactrocera oleae isolate idBacOlea1 chromosome 2, idBacOlea1, whole genome shotgun sequence.
tcaaccgatcttgatgaaattttatacaggtgTTTGATTTACTCGTAAGTGGGCGaaggatgttttttttttcaattacaactatttaaaaaaaaagaaatgtcgaGCATGTTTgaccgaaattttaatttttttggaaaaaggtttgccaaaattccaattttaactttttatttttttccttcgttcaagtacgagtttatggtcttaaataaaacacatatattttttttgatttaaaatgttCCTGTCAGGAGTTATGCTGACAACGCGGACGCACCTTTTCTTCGAGGGGAAATGACGTTACAATGGCagagttttaattttgtttttttgaaaatctcagaacttattctttaaatgtgtatctttaagacagaaaaaagtttgaagtaaataaataattttttatataggaaaaaaattattgaaaatagggaTTTTTTacccgacgaaacccatgtaaccccttaagacCCAATTGACAGTTCTAACCGAATACACCGAATTCTTACATACATGTGATCGATCATCCCTTTCTTACGCATCTCCATAAAGTTAGTTTTGATCATAGGTATATGGTATCCTATTCACAGATAAAACATGGTCATCATTTACGATTGTGCAGCATATATTAAGTAAGACAGGCATGATGGAAAtcataaaagaatatattagCTAAATGTTAAACTTGTATAGATTTAggtggatatatgtacatatgtatattcaaatgtCATATGATATTTAAACAATACCGCAGCCACCATGGCTTTTCTAGAAAGTGAatccattatttacattttcaactGCCCAGTTTATGTATTCGTCAATCGGAAACTGTAcaaatttacgttttttctcTTTGCTCCTGGCGATTTTGGCCCGTTCTCAAACAATAATGTGTCAAGCAATCTCAACACGGTCTGTGACGATATTTAGTACGAATTCTTATCTTTCTCAACAGTGGAATCACAGCAAGCTACCATCCTCGTCGATTTCGAAAGCCAACGACCCAACAACGAAACCACTAGACTATGCACTTCAGGCACAACCCGAAGCGCTACAGTACAGTCATCAGGAACACACCCATTGTCTCACAATAACTGCATGTTTGACACGCTATCCAACAGCCGAACCACTTATTGACGGCTGAGTCGACCGAGTTGGGCAGGCACTCGTGCAAACTTGAATATCCTACTTTGGAGTTCCACTTCGGATAACAACCAACCTTGGAAAACAATTTAAGCCAGACTTTTTCAGAAAACTCGTTGATCGAACAAAAAGTTACCACCCACAATTAAACGGATTCATCGAACGCTTTCACCGACAGCTTAGTGCAATTCCCCTAGGATTACGTGCTGTATTTGAAGAAGAAGTCTTAGCCACACcagcaaaaaatgtttttggtgaGCCAGTCCAACACCCGAGTAAGTCTTCAAATAAAACCATTGAAGCACCTGAACTCTTTAAAACGCTAAGAAAACATTTGAAAATCTAACGCCTATGTCGGCTTCTCAACATTACCGAGAGAAAATCTGTAGAATAGCATTACCCGAATTCAGGATTCCGATATTTTGAATCGAACACATGATCTTAAGAAAAGAGAAGTTTGAGCGGTGACATTaagttaagaaaaatataatacgcatacaattaaaatataaataggaAATGCAGTAATTGTAATCATGTATTTCattaacaatatacatatttatatactgcctacaaaattataaagaaaagaaaaattttcttaatgtaTAGCCAACACAAAGGCTAGGCAACATGCACAAATTTTTACTATAGTTGATTTTCCCATAGTTAAAAATTTGACCATTCAATGCATTAGTTCATTACCTCTCTACTAAGACgctgatatgtatgtatgtacatatatttgaatgcATTTACTATTTTTCAGTATTGAGAAtaagttgttattattaaatttatttttaatgtgaaaTTATTACTAAATAACTTTACATACCCAACTTCCGTTATTGATAAATTATCTTATTCTAAATTTAGTACTTTACTGtataagtattatttttatttctttcgtaTATCCGAAGGAGTGGTGTTTCTTTTAGCTTAATTGTGATGTCTTCTACAAAGTGTAAGTTCCGGTATTCGAATGTTGTAGAAAAACGATAATTCAATATTAGTCTCGCAATAGTTACTTTCATTGATAGAAGAGCATATCTCCAACCTGAAAAATAGTTAGCAACATTATAAGGACAGCAATTACATAAATagcattcaaaaatttttaatttgtatttattttactcAGAAGTATTCAAAATCCTTGACTTGTTCAACTTAATGATTCATATCATTCGAAACACAGtttgaaaatcgattttattctaAAACAATTGAGACTCACCAATGCAATTCCGAATTCCCTTCGTAAATGGTATGAAGGCATATGGATGTTTACCGTCTAAATTTGATGGTAAAAAATTATCCGGATTAAAAATATGTGCTTCATGACCCCAAATATCCGTACGACGATGCATATTGAAAATATCAATGGCTACTTGCAGCCCTTTGGGAATTACAATATCATTACTTAGACGAACTTCTTGTTCGGTTTGCCTTGCCACCAATGGCACTGGCGCCATCACCCGCATTGTTTCGTTAATCACCATATCCAAGTAAAACATCTGTTGTGTGTCGCTGTAGGTGACTTCATTATCATCTTTACTGGAAAATATGGAGCAGACTTCATCGAAAACTTTATCCTGATACTGTGGAAACATTGCTAGCAACATCATTATGTACATGAGAGTGTTTGAAGTAGTTTCGAAAGCCTATGAAATGTTCATAATTAATTTGTCCTGTTGAAATAatgaacaaattaaaatattcaccCCAAACACAATCACATTACATTCGTCTTCAACGTTCTGCCAATTGAAATGCCCTTTTTGAACCAAATTAAGAGCGcgatgtataaaaatattttcgtctAATGATCTTTTGCTCTCCGTGTATTCTGGCTCGTATATGgtcttttgttttattaactGTGCATAAAATGGAAATTACTCAAGGTAGGTATATGTgagtgaatatatataatacaaaggTCGGTGTTCATTCATCTTCTCGTAAATATTACCACTAATTTAATTAATCATTAATAAGTTTTCAAAGCCACagttaccgaatatgtgaaccttAATGCCTATAGCTGatttttttaccgtaaataccagtctgagatatataattgaaattcagagagaatcttTTCCTGCTAATAGTGAGCCCGAAGTCGGAAATatgtaaaatcgggtcaatcgTTTCTTAACCCCCACAtattatacttaatataaagattttcgaacttccggttggctttataccgtacatatcggtcaatatgtaagatatcttaggaaaattaagtcaACGTATAATACTGGATATTCTATAGTTTATAgctgaaaatgtgtgaaatgggTCTACGAATTACCTCTGCTCCCATATGCCATATATTATAATGAATATTttggtcaatgtgtgagttatcttcataaaattgcttaagAACTTGTTCTCGAGTGTACCTGAGTAATGACATTTTGACTTTCCATCTGACTTCAAATAGGGATGTTGTAAATTGGTATTTCCTCAACTTTGATCCTTGCCTAATTgtgatagtataaaatgttctacTACTCCAGAACtttgctcttccttacttgtttaatataaagttttgcaacactTGAAAGAATTTCCCCCTCTtcgatttttgcaaattgcgagagtaaaaaatagttacatccgaacatagcccttctttacttggtTTATATTCTGTAACATCGTTGGAAGAGTACAAACCATAGTTTGCCCAGATTGGTTGTATATTATTTCGAATCTTTATCGtccgattttactgattttttaatttctcaggAGTTAATATACTCCCGCTAAATAAATATGATTACactagagaatgttaatgaatattgcATTATAAATATTCCCTTATGTGAAAACTATAATTTGTTACTCAAAACGATTTGATTTAAACTTGCCCCTGCTCTATCCTTTAATATTACCTAATTACACTTCATCAATGTTATAAAAACCTACAAATAACTACTGATATATGacagaaatattatttaattaattttgacatataTAAGAcctatttcataatttaaattgaaaaataattaaaacgctTACATTGCGAATGTAATTTCGAATTTCTGCTTTTGCTTCCTTATAGGAGTCTTTATTCTTCCAGAAATAGTGGAATGCCTTGAAATTCAGCCAAGGTGAAAAACACATCTGGGTGATGGAATCCTGTACACTAGAATATTTggcaattattaaatatttgttaactggttaattacatttaattaaCTTTACCATTTATAACAGCTTAATAATCcttcggaaaaattatttataccgTCGGAGGGAATTTTGTCGCCCATGGTAGTTTCTAGAGTTCATCATAATGTtaacataaataatttcaattaaaacgcGTTTTAACTTACGTGCTGCAATTTTCAATGTAAAGTTCTGGAAAACTTTTGTCAAATCGACTTCTTCCGTTAAAAGCgtttcaaatgtttttaaaagtttatttactTCTTGATTAAATATGGTCATTAAATTCAGAAGTACCTTGTTCCCAAATGCAGGATTTAAAAGACGTCTGTGTAAATTCCACTTTGGATCTACAAAATATTGATCAAAAAGTGTTATAAATATCCATTAACAATCTAAATTGTTGTAGTATTTACTTGGTAAGCTAAACAGCCCTCTTCCAGCGCCATCATCTAAAGCGCTATAGATGAAGCTTTTGTTAATGCAGTGAGGAGAAGTTAAAATATCCTGTGCTACTTGAGGATCACAAACAACCAAAAAGGGATATGGTCCGAGCCAGGAAAGGAAAGTTTGTCCAAACTTTTGTTCTTCTTCTTTAAATACTGCTAAAATATCTGGAATATATTTGTATCATAAAAACATATGGTTACAAAATGTGCAtaaaatactaatatatttttttaaattaatcatACCATCGTAATACGCATTATAATGGAACTAATCGACCTCGAGtacttatttttaagaaatttcagcaaatttttcGATCTCGAAACTGTTCTTACTCATAATAAAGCAAAAGAGTACTCGTTCAGCCTACCAATTACTATTCGAGATCTCCGTCTCTATGAcagactttataccgcatataacTGTTAATATACACGCTCGAAGATGTCTAAAATTAATCCAAAACTTCCACTGtgcttataatatataatttcattttatcgGTGAACTTTGTGCCGACATATTGAGGAAGATATCccaatatgcacatatgtatgaatgtaggtAGACAAGAACGTTACATAATAAGGTGTGGAGCCATTATCGTTGGCTTTTTACCGGCAATCTTCTAaccaatatcaataaaaaaggctctaatttcggttgcaccgcagcCATATTAAGGACCtgattttcatcgttcagtttgtatggcatatatatgctacagtgatccaaacaatttcttcgaagattgtaccgttgcctaagacaataacccatgccaaatttcttgaagataccacctgattccgatcgttcagttcataTGGTAGTTATATGCTATACTAGTTCGATATcgccggttccgacaaattggcaacttcttggggagaaaagggcgtgtgcaaaatttcagatcgatatcttaaaagctGAGGTTCAAGttcacgtatacatacatacattttataacaaattggcaacttcttggggagaaaagggcgtgtgcaaaatttcagatcgatatcttaaaagctGAGGTTCAAGttcacgtatacatacatacattttatagggttagcataaagtaaaaattgtggAATTACTCCCTAAATAAGTATAATCGATAGAAAGTTTCGCCCTGTAACgagttttattttcattggCAAAATATATTTCTCACTCCTTATATACTAGCATTTTTCATGAGtattaccagagaatgttaataaatagagaaggcgcaaatgttaccTGTGGTAAAATGTAAATTACTAAAACGCGACATCAAAAATAcgcaaattcgaaaattaaattacaccacTTCAAAAAGGAAATTTCCCTTCATGATAATCGacctcaacaaactacaccactctaaaaAGTAACCAAGCAAATTTTCACCACCTTATAAGGGaagatgttctttggtatgcgtattaagcaaaattataaaaacaaaacgaaataaGAGAAattgaagaacatttatataatgagggaaaattttaaattaaatgaaagtaaatttaaaaaaaaggtgaataaaaattaaaaaaaggtataacaCTACATCTGTGATAGGGTTTTAACTCaggcaaaatatttgatgtAATTTGCAATAAGGAGCTGGATACAAGTAGTACCACAAAcatcatatattgtacatatgtatgtataattactAGTCTAATATGTTAACTGAAATAGCTATCGTCGTATTGTGTAAATGCCCACAAATAAAGGAATATTcgataaacctaaacatatgaacatattcctgaaatattttaattatctcagcaagtaaaatattattaaagtaattgaattgagatatgcaagattcaaattaataaaataaaaaaagtttataaaatttaagttaaatgagttgtaggattcgaacgtaaatGCTCCTATTCgcattgagcttaactccttcacgcttacacCTAAGCCATCTCAAAAGTGGGAACTTGGTCGATTTACcaacagttttattattatcctttgctcaataagcataTTGCTCTCGCAacgcacacatgtatgtacatacataagttggaaaaattgcttattgaatgtttattttattataatctcTGAGCTTTTACCGgaaatacagctttttaattcataattattaattttgtcaaaaatatttgatttaacatttgcgccacCTCTATTCgttaacattctctgcatatATCATTTAACTGAATTTATGGAACTAATGCGAATTTCggctttgaaattatttacattataaatAACGTATTTCACACTTCATTCTAAAAATGCCTTTTcctattttttgattttcactatttttttaattttggtttttctttttgtatttatCTGAATGTTGTGTTTGTGGTGTACTCTTACAATATTCAGTTTTTTGTGAACGGAAAAATTACCTTCTCTCCTTATTAGCCGATGAGCCATGCCCACAATGGGATAACCCAACGGTCCAGGCATTTtccatattaatttataaaacgcTCTTCGACTCCATAAAACATAGATCCAAAGCAACAATAGTGTTCCCGTTAAATAATACAGTATCatagtttattaaataaattataatttgttaTAACTTTTTTAGCTGAATCAAAACGCACGCAAGTGACGATGTGACAATTACGAAGCCCGTCAACACTTTGTGTGCGAATATCGTACgccaaattaatttgttaatttctaTGGGATATTGTAAAACTCGAGGCTCTCGAAAACATTTAGCGGAGTGCGAGAACACGTTACAGTACTAACTCGATAATTTAAGCGGTCACTTTTTGTGTCCAACATCCCTTTCAATCATCGGGGAAGCGCTCTACATCTG
It contains:
- the LOC138855606 gene encoding probable cytochrome P450 313a4, with the translated sequence MILYYLTGTLLLLWIYVLWSRRAFYKLIWKMPGPLGYPIVGMAHRLIRREDILAVFKEEEQKFGQTFLSWLGPYPFLVVCDPQVAQDILTSPHCINKSFIYSALDDGAGRGLFSLPNPKWNLHRRLLNPAFGNKVLLNLMTIFNQEVNKLLKTFETLLTEEVDLTKVFQNFTLKIAAQTTMGDKIPSDGINNFSEGLLSCYKCVQDSITQMCFSPWLNFKAFHYFWKNKDSYKEAKAEIRNYIRNLIKQKTIYEPEYTESKRSLDENIFIHRALNLVQKGHFNWQNVEDECNVIVFGAFETTSNTLMYIMMLLAMFPQYQDKVFDEVCSIFSSKDDNEVTYSDTQQMFYLDMVINETMRVMAPVPLVARQTEQEVRLSNDIVIPKGLQVAIDIFNMHRRTDIWGHEAHIFNPDNFLPSNLDGKHPYAFIPFTKGIRNCIGWRYALLSMKVTIARLILNYRFSTTFEYRNLHFVEDITIKLKETPLLRIYERNKNNTYTVKY